A segment of the Meriones unguiculatus strain TT.TT164.6M chromosome 10, Bangor_MerUng_6.1, whole genome shotgun sequence genome:
CTGCAGTGCAGGGGGAAACTCATCTTCCAGGGCAGTTCGTGGGGGGAAAAGGCGACGACCTTCTTCAAGCCATAGCACCGAGCCCCCCCAGTCATAGGCCCCTACCATCCCAAAGAGAATCCCATCCTGAAGAGCAGAAGCAAATGAGGACACTGAGAAGACAGCGGGAGCGGGGTGGTAGGAGGTGAAGGGAGAAGAACTCTCGGGCAGTTAAGATGTGCAGTGAGGGTGCGCTTGGCCAGAAGAGCATGGAGGTCAGGCTGCGGGCTGGGTAAAGGAGAGATCGAGAAGGGCCTTAGGGTTGACGTTGTCTGACTCATGCAGGAGAGGATTATGAAGGGATGGGAGAGCTAGTGGACGTTGCGGAGGGTCAGGGTCTGGCAAACCTGTAGCCGGTGGGTGGAGAAGCCAATCTCAGACATTTCTAGCCCAAAGGAGCTTTCATTTTCTCCGTGGGACCCTTGGGCGCAAGAAAATTGCGAGGCGCTATCAGGGGAGCTCGCTCTACCAAACTCACTGTAGAACGCCCCCAACCCGGTCTTCCATTTGGCCGGGATACTCATTACCTTCAAGACCAAAGATCCGGTCTCCTAACGCATCCACGATGTCTGTGAGTGCAGCCTCATCGGTGACATTAAAGAAGAACCGCTCATCTGGGTCACTAGCGATCTCTCTGATTTCCCGAAGAAAAGAGCTGGGGTCTCTCTGTCTCCGGAGATAGTGacccaggacctgagttcaagacGAGGGCCCATCAGCTGTGTGAAGTGAGGGTTGGAACTGATAGAGATCACAGCCAGCTCAAGCAAAGGAAGAAGAATGAAGTCCAGGCAGTAGTTActattctttttctctgtttcacaACCTGAAAACCTTTCTCCACTAGTCTTTCTAGAGCCAGAGTCAGTTCTTGGTCTGGAAGGATGACTCAGTGCGTCAGGTGCTTACCAagcaagcctgacagcctgagttcgaATCCTCTGACCCACATACAATGCTGGACACATCAACACAAgttcatctgtaatcccagcatgcccCTACGAAGagacaggaggctgagacagaagactCGCCCAGAGCttgtgggccagctagcctggtgtggtgatttggaaagaatggcccccataaactcatgtgtttgaacgctTGGCCCATAGCCCTGAGgcgctattaggaggtgtggccttgttggaggaagtacatcactgtggaggcgggctttgaggtccaAGGCACACCCAGCGTGACAGTCTGTGTTGcctgagaactctcagctctttccccagcaccatgtctgcctgtatgttGTCAGGGGCtgaacctctgaagctgtaagccagccccaaccaaatgttttcctttagaagatttgtctcttcacagcaacagaaacccccAGACTCCTGGCTTATTGTATGCAGCAGTGAACAAGATGTCCAGTCTCGAGCAAGACGGAAGATGAGGGCCAACATctaaggttgttctctgacctgcaGACAGACCCTATGGTATgtgcacacgcgcacgcacacgcagCCTGCAAACACGCACACATAACGTAACACCAAACACCAGACTCAAGACTCACCGCAATCCCGTAACGCGTCACCCTTCCAGCCTCGCAGGCCTTTAGCGCCGCTGGGAGCTCCTCTCCATCATGGGACTCTCCGTCAGTCACAACCACCAGCAGCCTGGCAGCCTCCGGCCTGCCACCCCGGGACTGACTGAACCCTTCTGTgctaagaagagaaagaaaagaatgagataCAGTCACgcggatgtgtgtgtgtgtatgtgtgtgtgtgtgtgtgtgtacacagtgtATTTAACACTGTCAGCAGGGTTTTagcagggtttttttcccctcctgtCTCACATGCAGACTGGCACAGAACATACATAATAGCCCATCATCAGTGTAACTAAGTACAAGCTCTATTGGTTCATAGATTCATTCAGCAAACATTGCGTTTGGGTTGACGAGATGGAGGGAATGGAGGATAAAGGCTAGTCAGGTCTCCCCAGAGATTAGTTTAGCATCATGCCTGACACGAGCGACTGAGAAGCTCAGAATCAGAACCGACataggaggaggggagaagagatggAGTTCTGTAGGCAGAAACAAAGCAGAGGGACCCCCACAGACGCTGTAAAATACAGAGAGTGCAGTGACAGCCAAGCTAGCCTTCCCGAGCGAGCTTCTGGCACGCAGCTAAAGGTGCGCACACAGAGCAATTTGTGGTGTACCCACTGCACGCCAGGCCCTCTCCAGAGCCCCTCGGACCTTCGCCCTCCCGCACCTCCTCCGCCATGCCTCACCACGCCACCATGACTGCTTGGGCAGTCCTCGTTTCTCGACCTTCCCGCCGGCTCAGGTTCCTTGCCGCTCTCACAACCTCCTCCTTCGTTCGGAAGTCTCCCAGGGACCACTCGTGCACAGGGCTCTCCCCGTACTGAACCAGCCCTACCTGAGGGTAATAAACCATGTACCCAAATGGGATGTATGAAGAGGGTGAGGAAGACGGAGGACAGAACGATGGAGGGAGATGAACGCCTAACGGCTTTGTCATGTCTGCAGCCTGTGGGCCCTGAGTAACTGCGTGCAGCAAAGCAGAGCCAGGAGTGTGGCCCACACAGAACTATACCCTTACTTCAAACATCATgaggtctttgtttgttttgttttggtgactttTGGGTAACTTAAGCGCATGGTTCTCGAGCACGAGTTCTGTAGAAGACCGTGTCCAGGTGTAATGTCAAGAGGCTGGACATGTCTGACTACACGGAAGGGAACACGAGTGTTTATCTCTGTCCCTCCAAGCCATCCACCTATGGTCCCCTTACCTGTATCTGCTCCGGATCGATGAACAGCCTCCCTACCAGCCTCCGAAGGAAAGTCTGAACTTCTGACCAGGGATAGATACTATTGGAGCCATCCAGAACAATGACAACATCCATGTAGGTAGGACAGCCTAGAAGGGGGGGTGCGGTAATGGGAAACAAAGCCATGCAAGGATGCTGGGTGGGCTCAACAAAGGGAAATGCCACTGGAGGATGCTCCAGTGCAAGCGTTCCCTAAGGACTTCTCACTTACACACAAGGAGAGGATTTTGCCAGGAACCGAGTGCAGAAATGGATGAAAGAAGAGATGGGCAGGTGTGAAGAACGAAATAGGCTCTAGGCAGAAGGCTACCGCCACTCCATGCTGCAGCAGACTGAGTGTCacgtttgtgtgtatgtggggggctTGAACCAAGGCCTCCACTCATGCTCACCCATGTGCCACTGAGGGGCATGACTAGCAAAGGCCGGTACATGACAGTACATGTTTattatcccagtacttgagaagcagaggcaggcagatttccaagttcaagggcagcctgggctacattagcCTATCTCCAAGAAGGCAGCAAATAAGAAGGTGTATGAACAGCTCGAGGGGAGATTTCAATAACTGAGTACTCGCTTGGCATCCTAAGAGTAAGATATTGAGGACTGAGAAAATGCTCTGGCATAGAGAACATTgtaaaagaaaagggggggggtaaATGTCCAAAAGTAAATGACTCATAGAGTGACAATAACACAATAAGTGTGACAGCTGAGGCACAGGGTGTGCTGAGAATAAACTGGGTCTTTTAAGTTGGTTAAACCAGACCCCGAAGCTCTGGGAAGGAGTCTGTTAGGAGACTCTTGGGCAAGCACAATGGGGAAGGACGTGGTTGGCCATGCAGACCCTCTGCCGAGTCTTCTGACCCATGTGTGCCACCCGGCACCCCCGTCGGGGAACTGGGGCCCTCCTCAGGCCCTTCCGCTTGCTCACGTTGGGTGGTGGGTGCCAGGCTTCCCTGGGGCCGGAATGAAGCATCCACATGGGCACAGATTCCAGAACTGAAGACAGAGCTGCCACAGGCGCGGGACCAGAGAGGGGCACAggcctgggtgggttggggagAGAAGTGTTCCTGGGCGTGAGAGGGGCCCTCAGAACATACAGCTGGTTAAAAGAGACGCTGAGACCACTGGGTACCCTGTCATGTTCTCTAGGGCTGTTGAGCTCCTTGTCTCTTCGCTATAGACTAATTTCCCATATCATAATgcgctgttgttgttgtttggttagttggatttgggttttgtattttgagacagggtttctctgcacaccctggactgtcttggaactctctctgtagaccaggcttgcctcaaactcagaacccaccctgtgtctgcctccagaatgctgggattagaagcacACACCGCCAGTGCCCAGACACCACAATGCTGTTTTCCCTGCCATGCCATGAATCCTTGAGACCCTTCCTTTCGCTCACCATAAATCCCCCATCACCACCTGTCTCTAGCAGAGACATCCCCAGGTGCATATTCACGGCAGGCTGAGAGGAATTTCCCAGTTGGTAGTCACCTGGATGGAGGAGGggtagaagagaaggaagtcATCAGATCATAGATCAGGTGCTTCCAGTCAGGGGAGTTTGGAATCAGTATCAAGTGGAAGACTAGGTCTGTATAAGTTTGGGGGCCAAAGAAGCTGATGTACAAGGGGTCAGAGTCACAGGGGGTCAAAATCAGGGATTAGCAGGGGAAGAGTCAGGCATCTTCTTACCCAGGTGGCCCTTGGCACATGGAGCATTGTGGGATCCCCCTATAGGGCAGCGATAAACATCCCCCCTCCGGTCACCTGAAGGCCCATCCCAAGGGGCGCCCACCAGCATCCTGGGAGGGGAACACGGATAGAAACAAGGTGGCAAGTTTAGAGCCCCAGGCACTTCCAAAGACCAGCTTGGAGGCCCATCTGTCTTGCCTCCCCTTTATCAGTGCTATCACAGTCCCAATCCCATGGTCCTAATCCCATGGTACTTCAGTCCGCTTCTCACCATCGCTCTCCACCTACAACATGCTGTAAGACACTGTATCCAAATTCGGCCTCTGGTGGCCCTTTGAACAGGCGTGGGTGATGCTCGTCCACATTAAAGGGGGAGCAGAGACCTGGGGGGGGGGTCCAGGATCATAATTAGCATCAACAAATCAGTTAATGAGGGACTGGAGAGGCATAGCCAGGGACAAGACGCGGAGGTGTCTCCATCTCAGTGTGTCTGCCTGATTACTTAGAAGCTCTCCTGGCCTGTGTCCATTTCATGTATTCAGAGCCCCAGGTGGGATGACTCGATGATTCTCTTCCTGCGTGGGGGTCCTAAGGCCCTCTGCCATGCTGAAGCACAGCTGGGTTTCTGTTCTCACTCCTGAAATCTCCTTCACAGACACATCTGGAAAGGTCAAGTTACTCCTGCCACATCATCCTCCTACACATCCTCCTAAGCCACGAGAGTCAAAAGAGGGAGAAGGCCTTTCTGCAGACGCAGAATAACAGCCCCTCCCAAATTCTTCCCAGACCCAGGGccgtggggaggagaggagggcaagGAGCTCCGGGTCTGGGTGTCTCCTCTTTCCGTCCCCTCTTGACATTGTCACACTTGCACTCTTTCTCCAAGGTCTAGGACGCTGGTTGCTTCCAGCCCTGCAAACCTCGGTGCTAATTAACTGGGTGGAACCCCTGGCCGGCCCACACACATCGTTTGCCATCTATCCTCATCAAGGGTCCTACCACACTCGAGGCTACCCCCACAATGTGCTCCTTATCTCACCCACCCCCCAACACCTCTGCCTACTCCCATAGTTTCCTCAAACTTTAGCCCACCCTAAGGGtccccagctgtgtcctgctgatttctttcttctgacACCAATTCCCATAAAATCAGAGCTGGTATTTTAGGAAACAATGATTATAGGGCACTAGCGGGGAAAAATTCCAAGACTCTTGTCCCTCCCATGATTCTCTTCTCCACTGTCTTGCTCCTTACATTCAAGCAATCCTCTCTTagcaccccccccccatgttACTCCAACTCAAACTGTGCTCACTTTCAGAAAGGTAGTTTAATGTGAGCCTTTTCGCATCCAGGAAATTAGCAAGGTTATGAGACCAGGAGCTGAGCTCACTCGTCAGCTGTTCCCAGAGTTCTGACCACATAGTCAGGCAACTGTGCCCCAGGCATCAAGGCTCCCCAGTGGTGCAGAGGCGCGGAGGGCAAGAGTAGGAGCCAGCCCGGCTGCCTGGCAGATGAGAAACGTGTTTCTTTCCTGGACCCTCATTTCTACGGAGTTTCGGGCAAAGCTTTTAGATATTAGGTACAAATCTCACTCAAGCCCTCGGCAGCTCCAGCCCCCGCCTTTGGGAGTCTAATACCAGCGCACACGTGAAATAGGGCATCTGTATTAACCTCTGGCCCGAAGAATTTGAACCATAACGGTCCCAATTCTAAACAATCCAGTTATCTTCCATTCCCGCCAGAAACCAAGTTCACCTTCCTCACCTGTCAACATTGCCAGGGGCAAGAGCAGGTGATGAGAAGAGAGGTGCGCCATGCTGCCTGTCCTGTCCCGTCGGAGAAGCCCTCTgtgcctctctgcccctctccttTGCTGTTTTCTTTACTTTCCCTCCTATCCTGCCCCCTCCCACTGGCAGCTAAAAATAAAGTTGGACGGACTGGGAGGGGTGGCGGTAGGGAACTGTGGGGAGCCCCAGACCAAGAGGACAGAGCAACCTTAGTCTTCTCCGCCTTGGTGCTGCCCCCTGGAGGCCTCAGCTAACATGcaaagagaacacaaaatttgaCCCTTTGTGGGGCTGCTTTTTCCCACTGTTTATTTGTCCAATGATTTACTCCAGTTTAGAACAGAAAGTAGGGgttacagacatttttttttaacttattgctATCAACCTGGCAAATGCAAAATAAGAGCTGACAGCAGTGACAGTGGCACTTCCGTGCCTGGTGTGTGAGGGTGGTCTTACTGTGCTTGCCAGACCACCGAGTTctgatcatgtgtgtgtgtgctgaataGCTCTCCGAGAGCTTTTTTCAACAGGCGTGCTTTTTAGTGTCAATATAATTGTTTTGGTTTAGACCATCCCTCTCGCAGCTTGAGGCTATAAATGTCTCAAGAATGGTAAAAGctggacagagcacagggcatcttatggaagaagtggagtgtaggagggaagggaggggacaggagtgccacaaagaagaccaacaaagccaacaaagctgggcccaagggtcagcagagactgatgcatcaatcaaggaccatgcacagagaggacctagacccctggctgtggattccctagtaaggggagcagaggctgtctgacatgaactcagttgcctgctctttgagcacatccccctggcagggcagccttgccaggccaaagaggaagaggatcaaggcagtcctgatgggacttgataggctagggtcagacagtaggggagctCTGTGCCCCCTTTCTATGAACTAGGGGAGTGGGATGGCTGGGAtatgggaaggagaagagggagaaaggatggggcCAGGAGATGAGGAGGGGCCTACAACCAagatatgaaatgaataaattgttattaaaaaaaaaaaaaaagaatgggagaaGCATCTCACTTCTTTCGTATGTCCACTACCTACTTTCCCGCAAACTTAAGCTTCTGGTGAAAACCTAAGGGTAACTAAGTGTTAGTTGCCAGTGCCACAGAAACCCATCCACAGTCACAGGAACTAAGGCTGAAAATGACCAGAACATGAAAAGACCAGACCAGATGTCAATGAACAGCTGGATGGAGTGGCACACATCTGTTTAGCTACTCAGTAGTCTGAGGCAGAAGTCAAGCGTTTCAGGCCAACctaggcaacttagtgagacccccATCTTGAAATTGAATAAATAAGTCAGTCAGCAAACTGATCTTTAATTTGTCGTCCTGGAAGGCTTGCTTGCACTGTGGGCACAGACCACAGTTATTTACACAGAGTCATTGTACACTATTTACAACACGAGGCTAGATATAGCATCAGGATGGATAGTTAAAGAAAGGGCaagagccaggggaggaggaaatTCTAATATCAAAGTGTAAGCAGAAGCTGAAAGGCGTGGAGGACAGAGAAAAGTCAGTGCTAAGTCAGGAGGGGGTCAGGGGAGGTGGACACGGGAAGGATTGTCAAACAGCCTGTGCTGGGGAGATGCGAAGAAAGAGCTTGTTGGGACGTGAAATTAAGCCTTGAAAATTATGGTGTGTGAAGGAGGAAACAATGCTACATGGTGcttcagaaagaaagaatacaCTCTACCACCCAAAGCTTGCGCTCCCCTACCAAAAAATAATTCTCCTCTTTAGAACCTAGACAGGGGATTCAGAAAGACAATTCTGTCTCGTGATGACAAATTCCTAACCAGACTCAAGACAGATAAAGGGAAGATAGCAAAGAGATTCTGGCAATGGAACATCACCTTCCTGACCTCGTCTTTGGCAAGGTTCTTCCCTTTGTCCCTAAGTATCTGGATCTTAACTTCAGTCAGGGAGTCAGCTTGGAATGAGGCTGGCATATGGGGCCACTCTAAGATCCCATCTCACCAGCTCAGGCTCCCTCCCTATCCTGTGCATAGTGTCAGGGCTTGAGTCTTAGCCAGGGACAGATTAGGGTGAGAATAGACAGAATGGAGGAAATGAGGCCACACAGCCCCACAATCCCAGGGCCACAACGCCAGAGGCCTAGCTTGTCCAGCGGGATGAAGAGGTCACAGGCATTTCTGAGCACGTCCAGCAGAAGAGGGGGGTGACCTCGAAGGACACGAGCCAGTAGCAGGATTCGGAGCCGAAACTTCAGAACCAGCTGTGGCAGGCACCCTCCTGGAGGCCCTGGTGCTCCAGGTCCCCCAGGCTCAACTCCTCCCGAGACCCCTACTCCAGAGACCTTCATTCGCCGGCTATACGCTGAAGTCTCTTGCTCCATCAACAGGCGAATCTCATAAGCATCGCGGCTCAGATTCATGATGAGGGAGAACAGATAGTACCTGAGACACACAGGGCAGATACACAAGTTAGAAAAGGCAGAAATACCTACCCAAGATATCCTGCGCAAACGTAAACACCTTTTTCATGCAGCGCAGAGGGAGTCCATATTAGAACATCAGAAGTGAGTGCTATAACTAGAAATGCTCACGCTGGGACTGGCGAGACAGCCTagcgggtaaaggcacttgccaccaaggctgaagatctaagttcaatccccagcacccccaCGGAGGCTAAAACTGACTTccctaagttgtcctctgaaatcCACAGACATACCATGGCACccatacacactaaataagtaaattttttttttaagttaaaaaatac
Coding sequences within it:
- the Pex11b gene encoding peroxisomal membrane protein 11B, which gives rise to MDAWVRFSAQSQARERLCRAAQYACSLLGHALQRHGASPELQKQIRQLEGHLSLGRKLLRLGNSADALESAKRAVHLSDVVLRFCITVSHLNRALYFACDNVLWAGKSGLAPRVDQEKWAQRSFRYYLFSLIMNLSRDAYEIRLLMEQETSAYSRRMKVSGVGVSGGVEPGGPGAPGPPGGCLPQLVLKFRLRILLLARVLRGHPPLLLDVLRNACDLFIPLDKLGLWRCGPGIVGLCGLISSILSILTLICPWLRLKP